CTCAAGGTTGGCTTGCATGTCCCTTATCTGCTGTTGAACGTTTTGTTCCTGTTCGAGCATCATGTCCAGGCGTTCAGGCAGAGTCTGTTCCCCATCCATCGTCCACTGGACAAATTCCTTGATCTTTTTGATCGGCATTCCCGTATTTTTCAGACAGAGGATCATTTCAAGGAACTTAAGGGAGCCTTCATCGAAAGTGCGGTCGCCATTTTCCGTCCGGTTAATAAAGGGTAACAACCCTTGCCGATCATAGTAATGCAGTTGCGATATCGTCATATTGTTCATCTTGGCAACTTGCCCAATTGAATAATCCATTGTGTACCTTCTCTCTACCAAGGAATAATCCCGTCGTTATTAAGGATTTTACCATGATAGTTTGTCTCACTCAAAGCGTATTTCACAATGACTTCTGCTCCTTGGGCCGTCGTTTTCCCGCCTGGGGCATTCCCGTTTAATTCAGTGGAAGTGAAACCAGGTGTGACACCCATGACTTCAGGACCCTCACTCCCCAGTTCTTTACTGAAGGATAATGTCAGTGAATTCACAGCCGTCTTGGATGAGTTATACCCCAGGACATTGAGTGGGTGAACGTCCCCGTTAGCAAACATGGTCTGTGACGCCATATCCGTCGTGACGTTCACCATCTTACTTCCTTCTGCTTTTTTCAATAGGGGCAGATACGCTTGCATCATCTGGAAAGTGCCAAAGAAGTTTACATCAAAGATGTCACGCAGCATCTCGACTTTCACTTCACTCGGTTGGATGTTGAAATCCAATGCGATTCCGGCATTATTGATCAGTAAGTCAAGATGCTCTGTGATCCCTTCTATCGTACGGACTGATTCTTGAATGGACTGTGAATCAGTAATATCCAATTGAACGAACGTTACATTAGACAAGCCCAGTGAATCCACCGCTTTTTGCCCAAACTCTTCATTGCGGGCACCTAAGAAAACGTCATATCCCCTCTCAGCCAATTGTCGAACCACTTCGTATCCAATCCCTTTATTTGCACCTGTTACCAAAGCATACTTTGTCATATATCTTTCCTCCATTTACTTCGTTTTGTTGTTCTAAATTCAGAATAAACCCTGAACCAAGGTTGAGGGCAAGAATATTTTTTTGATAAAATGTTTGAATATTCTATAAATGGTTAGTATAATAGAAAAAAGGTCAAGGAGCTGATTGTCATGAAGAAGTATTTGCTGAACTCACCACAGTCTGATGTAAATCACATGGATTCCTTATTTGCAGAAATGATATTGGACGAGGCACTGCTGACATTTCGGAAAGAGCAAATCGCACAAGGGATTGACCAGGCATTATGTAACCGGAATAAAAAAGAATTCCTGCGGTTGACGGAGGAATTGAAGGAAATTCAGAGTGTGGGATAATTAATTTTTCACTATAAATCAGGACAATCCTTTGCCGGACGAGCATATGGATTGTCCTTTTTATGTCATAACCAAGCAAAGGGTTCAGATTGGATCCAATGCTATCTTAAAATAAAAGAAGGTTTCAAAAAGGAACCCTGTATATGTATGGAGTAAAATTCTCGTATCGGAAAGGTTTCTTTCAACTTCAAAGAATCCCTTCCTCTTTTAATATTTCTTCAAAGGCCTGTACAATTTCCTGATCGTAATGCTTCCCTGAAAGCCTCTTTAACTCTTCCATGGCATGCTCCTTACTGAAGGCTTTACGATACGCCCTGTCTTCTGTCATGGCATCGAAAGTATCACTTACAGCGATGATCCTGGCCTCCAAAAGGATGTCCTCAGCTTTCAAACCATGAGGATAACCACTTCCGTCAAGCCGCTCATGATGTTGCTCAATAATCGGGACAAGCTCTTTATAATACGTTTCTTTGATCATATTGGCTCCATCTTGTGGATGTTTTTTGATTATCGAAAATTCATCATCCGTGAGTCGATCCGGCTTGTTCAGTATTTCTGCAGGTACATGGATCTTCCCTACGTCATGAAGAAGGGAAGCCATGGTTAGGTTTTCCAGCTGATCTTTATTTAATTTGAGCTTTTTAGCAATTTTAACGCAGTATTTGGCCACCCTGTCACTGTGCATGGAGGTGTAGCGATCTTTTTGTTCCACTTCTTTTACTTTTCCCATAAGAATGGACATATCCTTGCTTAGATGAAAGAAGGTAGGGTCTGTCACTGCCCATAATAGGGTCACTTGGGTTAAGGCTGTAAAATGAATCGGTTCTACAAGTCCTTGAGCCGAGAAATAATCCTCCGGTCCAAGCCTTTTCTTCTCACCACCTACGTCACATTCCATCTCCCCTGATAGAACATAATAAAACTCGAGCCCAGTAGGATTATCACCTGGGTAAACATAGAATAAGCTTCCTTCATTAATGG
The DNA window shown above is from Rossellomorea vietnamensis and carries:
- a CDS encoding MerR family transcriptional regulator, whose translation is MDYSIGQVAKMNNMTISQLHYYDRQGLLPFINRTENGDRTFDEGSLKFLEMILCLKNTGMPIKKIKEFVQWTMDGEQTLPERLDMMLEQEQNVQQQIRDMQANLEKIQMKIKRYENEMK
- a CDS encoding SDR family NAD(P)-dependent oxidoreductase, whose amino-acid sequence is MTKYALVTGANKGIGYEVVRQLAERGYDVFLGARNEEFGQKAVDSLGLSNVTFVQLDITDSQSIQESVRTIEGITEHLDLLINNAGIALDFNIQPSEVKVEMLRDIFDVNFFGTFQMMQAYLPLLKKAEGSKMVNVTTDMASQTMFANGDVHPLNVLGYNSSKTAVNSLTLSFSKELGSEGPEVMGVTPGFTSTELNGNAPGGKTTAQGAEVIVKYALSETNYHGKILNNDGIIPW
- a CDS encoding IDEAL domain-containing protein, producing the protein MKKYLLNSPQSDVNHMDSLFAEMILDEALLTFRKEQIAQGIDQALCNRNKKEFLRLTEELKEIQSVG
- a CDS encoding HD domain-containing phosphohydrolase — translated: MKGFTLGNSRKPLGKVAFHNFELSLLSRGDGVEVLLQTINEGSLFYVYPGDNPTGLEFYYVLSGEMECDVGGEKKRLGPEDYFSAQGLVEPIHFTALTQVTLLWAVTDPTFFHLSKDMSILMGKVKEVEQKDRYTSMHSDRVAKYCVKIAKKLKLNKDQLENLTMASLLHDVGKIHVPAEILNKPDRLTDDEFSIIKKHPQDGANMIKETYYKELVPIIEQHHERLDGSGYPHGLKAEDILLEARIIAVSDTFDAMTEDRAYRKAFSKEHAMEELKRLSGKHYDQEIVQAFEEILKEEGIL